AGTAACTTGCATCGCCCAGATAGATCAGGGCGGGTACGCAATCCTTGTCGATCTTCAACGCTGACTTGAGGTGACGAAAAGCCTCCTCCCCCTTGCCGTTTTTCAGAAGGGTCATGCCGATGTTTGCCTGGTACGTGGCGATTTCCTGGCGCCCTTCCTCATTTCGTCTATCAACCAACCGCTTCATAGTGTCAACAGCCTGCTGCCACATACCTCTCTTTTCATAGAGGATCAGAAGTTCCCTCCTGAGAGAAGTGTTTCGCGGATCGAAGGATATGAGCTCCTGTAAGACATCGGTAGCTCTGGACAGTTCACCTCGCTTCTTGAAATCTTCGTATAGGCTTCGCTTCACGCGTGTCTTGACATCCCTGGACAGGTTGCGCCTCTGCAATAGGCTGTTGTGTACTCTAAGGGCTGTGGTAGTGTTGCCGCTCTTTCTCAAGAGGTCGCCGAGCCTTACATACGCGTCGGTGTTGTCTGTGTCCTCGGAAACGGCCTGTCTTAGCTTTCCGGCACCACCAGCAATATCACCGTCTAGTAGCCTCCTGAGACCATCAATATATGCCTGGTTCGTGCTATCGGGGCTTTTGCCGCGGTTACTGGCAATGTATATGAGTGCCCATATGAGTACTCCCAGTACTATTCCTGCCCCAATGTACAACCACAGGACATCAAATGCAATCACTCCGCGGTCTCCTCCTCGGTCTCTTCCTTCTTTGCCGGTTCCTCCGCAACAGCCTCCTCAAGGCCGCTCAAAGGCAGGTTTCTCATATTGTCAAGCTCCCCTTTTAGCGTCCTCATTTGTTTTCGCTGTGCACGCAACCTGGCCCACAGTCTTATCTCGTATGGAACCCCGATGACGATAGTCAAGAACATGCCGAAAGCTATACACTCAATCATGACGACGACAAGAGGGATGCCATTCCAGCTCCACATCAGGAGATTGAGATCCACTTCTTCAACTCCATTCTGAATCCCAACCGCGATTGCCAGGATCATCAGTGATACCACAACGATCAGAAATAGAAGCCTGTATACCGCAGCCATCTCTTCCCCCTTTCATGGCAGGTCTAAAGGAGGCTTCATCCTACAATCCTTCCATAGGCTGTCCAACCCCTCAACTCTTCCACCTTCACATTTACGTAATCCCCAGCCTTGGCCTCTCCTCTGAAAACGATATCTTTGTTCGTTCTCGATTTCCCCACATTCTCCCTGGGGTTGTTCTTGCTCTTGCCCCAAACCAGAACTTCAACAGTCTCCGAAACGAGAGAACGGTTCCTCTCCTCGGTTATCTTGTTCTGGATTCCTATCAGTTCTTTCAGTCTCTCCTGTCTTACCTCGCGGGGCACCTGCCCTTCCATGGTGGCAGCCCTCGTCTTCTTCCGAGTAGAATAAGCGAACATGTATGCAAAGTCAAAGGCTATTTCTCTTACCACATCGAGTGTCTGCTTGAAATCGCTGTCAGTCTCTCCTGGAAATCCGACGAGCAGATCTGTGGTCAGAGCTACGCCTTTGACCAGCCTCCGCGCAGTATCCACCTTTTCCATGTACTCCTCAACAGTGTACCCTCTGTTCATCAGGGTAAGCACCCTAGAGGATCCAGACTGGAGCGGCAGGTGTATATGTTCACACACGCTCTCGCATTCGACAATGGCTGAGACGACTTCATCTCCAAGATCCCGGGGATGAGATGTGGTAAATCTTATCCTGGCGTCCCCGACCGCGCTGTCCACAATCCGGAGGAGATCTGCAAAACCGTGTTCACCATCATTGTAAGAGTTGACG
This genomic stretch from candidate division TA06 bacterium harbors:
- a CDS encoding tetratricopeptide repeat protein produces the protein MIAFDVLWLYIGAGIVLGVLIWALIYIASNRGKSPDSTNQAYIDGLRRLLDGDIAGGAGKLRQAVSEDTDNTDAYVRLGDLLRKSGNTTTALRVHNSLLQRRNLSRDVKTRVKRSLYEDFKKRGELSRATDVLQELISFDPRNTSLRRELLILYEKRGMWQQAVDTMKRLVDRRNEEGRQEIATYQANIGMTLLKNGKGEEAFRHLKSALKIDKDCVPALIYLGDASYSRRDVDEAISYWKRVVETSPRYAFLTLNRIEKALFDQGKFGETKELYEDFLARNKGNVSVHDALARIYMKMGKTGNAIAEYKKALEIDPYYPSAKMGLARILAATGHHEDALNELMTEVKELNKEVKQYRCTCCGHKLKEFQWVCPACGETEPFPV
- a CDS encoding LapA family protein → MAAVYRLLFLIVVVSLMILAIAVGIQNGVEEVDLNLLMWSWNGIPLVVVMIECIAFGMFLTIVIGVPYEIRLWARLRAQRKQMRTLKGELDNMRNLPLSGLEEAVAEEPAKKEETEEETAE
- the miaB gene encoding tRNA (N6-isopentenyl adenosine(37)-C2)-methylthiotransferase MiaB, which codes for MPSREFKKSYEKSALRFYIKTYGCQMNKHDSSIVKGLLAKDGYEETNNPEDADLILLNTCSVRRHAEARAIGRANNLTNLKAKNPDLVIGIIGCLAQSKGAKVIQDAPCVDLVVGPDCYRDLPELIRSYTKSRRSVVLTEVRQSETYGDLNARPDAISAFIPIMRGCNNFCSYCIVPYTRGRERSRPAREIVGEVRELTRNDVKEITLIGQNVNSYNDGEHGFADLLRIVDSAVGDARIRFTTSHPRDLGDEVVSAIVECESVCEHIHLPLQSGSSRVLTLMNRGYTVEEYMEKVDTARRLVKGVALTTDLLVGFPGETDSDFKQTLDVVREIAFDFAYMFAYSTRKKTRAATMEGQVPREVRQERLKELIGIQNKITEERNRSLVSETVEVLVWGKSKNNPRENVGKSRTNKDIVFRGEAKAGDYVNVKVEELRGWTAYGRIVG